A portion of the Phyllopteryx taeniolatus isolate TA_2022b chromosome 15, UOR_Ptae_1.2, whole genome shotgun sequence genome contains these proteins:
- the LOC133465208 gene encoding sperm-associated antigen 16 protein isoform X1, producing MCRIYYYSQSVAQCTVTMATTKQEAARRENMSAEAKEKEKEGTSELFQAKDKKSKEEVNVKEPVKTCAASSATTRYGPSKEEHINNTPEAVDDFVRNFLQRIGLTRTLNCFEEEWYSSAQKLLTEPLLTVPPAPGAPVLSDALTHKRLLQSELQKVYRETDRFKQEVLSAGDHLVRLQRDRDLHRLHCRRLVADKSRLMDDIKRLKKRLASYEPALKQLADKYEVALRQKMLLSLESERLQNTLAASQSQDKTLTKTERSTGKSATQWQSAARHPKDTEFPVCSRPVTLRRTPQSPGEQKSPGSFGLFYSIKAHALPISRISLHPGKKILASASDDRSWKLWALPASREKVGQMVLTGEGHSDWLSSCSFHPEGTKLATTSGDTTVRLWDFLCGRCVSTFSGHSQPTWGCSFHSCGHFLVSCSSDKTAKLWDLNSQRCRLTMRRHTASVNSVCFQSFSNTLLTSSADKTLALWDIRLGVCTASFDGHRHPCNHAALGPAEEVIASCDTRGTVNLWDTRRPASAVRTIDAGPLSANQVAFSPSGRMLAIASSDSLVRLVNVDSCAIGNLSGQGDSVQSVTFDHTGTTVMSAGSNGLINVWM from the exons ATGTGCAGGATTTACTACTACTCCCAATCAGTTGCTCAGTGTACAGTTACTATGGCAACCACCAAACAAGAAGCTGCCAGAAGGGAGAACATGTCCGCCGAGGCCAAAGAGAAGGAAAAGGAGGGGACCAGTGAGCTTTTTCAGGCCAAGGACAAGAAGAGCAAGGAAGAGGTGAACGTCAAGGAGCCAGTGAAGACGTGCGCCGCCTCCTCTGCTACTACCCGTTACGGGCCATCCAAAGAAGAACACATCAACAACACCCCAGAAGCGGTCGATGACTTTGTCAGGAACTTCCTCCAGAGAATTGGCCTGACCCGTACTCTGAACTGTTTTGAGGAAGAGTGGTACAGCTCAGCTCAGAAACTCCTGACAGAGCCCTTGTTGACGGTTCCTCCGGCACCTGGCGCCCCCGTCCTCTCCGACGCCCTCACGCACAAGCGGCTCCTGCAGTCGGAGCTGCAGAAGGTCTACAGAGAGACCGACCGGTTCAAACAGGAGGTCCTATCTGCAGGGGACCACCTCGTCAGGTTGCAAAGGGACAGGGATCTACACCGGCTGCATTGCCGGCGACTCGTTGCTGACAAAAGCCGTCTGATGGACGACATCAAACGGCTGAAGAAGCGCCTGGCGTCCTACGAGCCGGCGCTGAAGCAGCTGGCTGACAAATACGAGGTAGCCCTGAGGCAGAAGATGCTTCTCAGTTTGGAAAGCGAACGGTTGCAGAACACCTTGGCTGCGAGCCAAAGCCAGGACAAAACCCTAACCAAGACGGAGAGAAGCACCGGGAAGAGCGCGACCCAATGGCAGAGCGCCGCCAGACACCCAAAGGACACAGAGTTTCCTGTCTGTAGTCGGCCGGTGACCCTTCGCCGCACTCCGCAAAGTCCTGGCGAACAGAAAAGCCCCGGCTCCTTCGGTCTGTTCTATTCCATCAAAGCCCACGCGCTTCCCATAAGCCGCATCAGTCTCCACCCGGGGAAGAAAATCCTCGCGAGTGCCAGCGATGACCGCAGCTGGAAGCTGTGGGCGCTGCCGGCCAGCAGGGAGAAG GTGGGTCAGATGGTCCTGACAGGTGAGGGCCACTCCGATTGGCTGTCCAGCTGCAGTTTTCACCCAGAAGGAACTAAACTGGCAACAACCAGTGGAGACACCACG GTAAGGCTCTGGGATTTTTTATGTGGACGCTGCGTGTCGACATTCTCCGGTCATAGCCAGCCCACGTGGGGGTGCTCCTTCCACTCGTGTGGCCATTTCCTGGTGTCCTGTTCCTCTGATAAAACCGCCAAGCTGTGGGACCTGAACAGCCAGCGCTGCAGGCTGACAATGCGTCGCCACACCGCCTCCGTCAACAGCGTCTGCTTCCAGTCCTTCTCCAACACTCTCCTCACTTCATCGGCAGATAAAACTCTCGCCCTGTGGGACATCAGGCTCGGCGTGTGTACGGCATCCTTCGACGGACACCGGCACCCGTGCAACCACGCCGCCTTAGGCCCTGCTGAGGAAGTCATTGCTTCCTGTGACACCCGTGGCACCGTCAACCTGTGGGACACGAGGAGGCCCGCCTCTGCTGTCCGCACGATAGACGCCGGGCCCCTGAGCGCCAATCAGGTGGCGTTCAGTCCGTCAGGGAGGATGCTTGCAATTGCGAGCAGTGACAGTTTGGTCAGACTGGTGAACGTGGACTCCTGCGCAATCGGCAACCTGTCGGGACAAGGGGACAGTGTGCAAAGTGTCACGTTTGACCACACGGGGACAACGGTTATGTCTGCAGGAAGTAACGGCCTCATTAACGTGTGGATGTAA
- the LOC133465208 gene encoding sperm-associated antigen 16 protein isoform X2 — MATTKQEAARRENMSAEAKEKEKEGTSELFQAKDKKSKEEVNVKEPVKTCAASSATTRYGPSKEEHINNTPEAVDDFVRNFLQRIGLTRTLNCFEEEWYSSAQKLLTEPLLTVPPAPGAPVLSDALTHKRLLQSELQKVYRETDRFKQEVLSAGDHLVRLQRDRDLHRLHCRRLVADKSRLMDDIKRLKKRLASYEPALKQLADKYEVALRQKMLLSLESERLQNTLAASQSQDKTLTKTERSTGKSATQWQSAARHPKDTEFPVCSRPVTLRRTPQSPGEQKSPGSFGLFYSIKAHALPISRISLHPGKKILASASDDRSWKLWALPASREKVGQMVLTGEGHSDWLSSCSFHPEGTKLATTSGDTTVRLWDFLCGRCVSTFSGHSQPTWGCSFHSCGHFLVSCSSDKTAKLWDLNSQRCRLTMRRHTASVNSVCFQSFSNTLLTSSADKTLALWDIRLGVCTASFDGHRHPCNHAALGPAEEVIASCDTRGTVNLWDTRRPASAVRTIDAGPLSANQVAFSPSGRMLAIASSDSLVRLVNVDSCAIGNLSGQGDSVQSVTFDHTGTTVMSAGSNGLINVWM, encoded by the exons ATGGCAACCACCAAACAAGAAGCTGCCAGAAGGGAGAACATGTCCGCCGAGGCCAAAGAGAAGGAAAAGGAGGGGACCAGTGAGCTTTTTCAGGCCAAGGACAAGAAGAGCAAGGAAGAGGTGAACGTCAAGGAGCCAGTGAAGACGTGCGCCGCCTCCTCTGCTACTACCCGTTACGGGCCATCCAAAGAAGAACACATCAACAACACCCCAGAAGCGGTCGATGACTTTGTCAGGAACTTCCTCCAGAGAATTGGCCTGACCCGTACTCTGAACTGTTTTGAGGAAGAGTGGTACAGCTCAGCTCAGAAACTCCTGACAGAGCCCTTGTTGACGGTTCCTCCGGCACCTGGCGCCCCCGTCCTCTCCGACGCCCTCACGCACAAGCGGCTCCTGCAGTCGGAGCTGCAGAAGGTCTACAGAGAGACCGACCGGTTCAAACAGGAGGTCCTATCTGCAGGGGACCACCTCGTCAGGTTGCAAAGGGACAGGGATCTACACCGGCTGCATTGCCGGCGACTCGTTGCTGACAAAAGCCGTCTGATGGACGACATCAAACGGCTGAAGAAGCGCCTGGCGTCCTACGAGCCGGCGCTGAAGCAGCTGGCTGACAAATACGAGGTAGCCCTGAGGCAGAAGATGCTTCTCAGTTTGGAAAGCGAACGGTTGCAGAACACCTTGGCTGCGAGCCAAAGCCAGGACAAAACCCTAACCAAGACGGAGAGAAGCACCGGGAAGAGCGCGACCCAATGGCAGAGCGCCGCCAGACACCCAAAGGACACAGAGTTTCCTGTCTGTAGTCGGCCGGTGACCCTTCGCCGCACTCCGCAAAGTCCTGGCGAACAGAAAAGCCCCGGCTCCTTCGGTCTGTTCTATTCCATCAAAGCCCACGCGCTTCCCATAAGCCGCATCAGTCTCCACCCGGGGAAGAAAATCCTCGCGAGTGCCAGCGATGACCGCAGCTGGAAGCTGTGGGCGCTGCCGGCCAGCAGGGAGAAG GTGGGTCAGATGGTCCTGACAGGTGAGGGCCACTCCGATTGGCTGTCCAGCTGCAGTTTTCACCCAGAAGGAACTAAACTGGCAACAACCAGTGGAGACACCACG GTAAGGCTCTGGGATTTTTTATGTGGACGCTGCGTGTCGACATTCTCCGGTCATAGCCAGCCCACGTGGGGGTGCTCCTTCCACTCGTGTGGCCATTTCCTGGTGTCCTGTTCCTCTGATAAAACCGCCAAGCTGTGGGACCTGAACAGCCAGCGCTGCAGGCTGACAATGCGTCGCCACACCGCCTCCGTCAACAGCGTCTGCTTCCAGTCCTTCTCCAACACTCTCCTCACTTCATCGGCAGATAAAACTCTCGCCCTGTGGGACATCAGGCTCGGCGTGTGTACGGCATCCTTCGACGGACACCGGCACCCGTGCAACCACGCCGCCTTAGGCCCTGCTGAGGAAGTCATTGCTTCCTGTGACACCCGTGGCACCGTCAACCTGTGGGACACGAGGAGGCCCGCCTCTGCTGTCCGCACGATAGACGCCGGGCCCCTGAGCGCCAATCAGGTGGCGTTCAGTCCGTCAGGGAGGATGCTTGCAATTGCGAGCAGTGACAGTTTGGTCAGACTGGTGAACGTGGACTCCTGCGCAATCGGCAACCTGTCGGGACAAGGGGACAGTGTGCAAAGTGTCACGTTTGACCACACGGGGACAACGGTTATGTCTGCAGGAAGTAACGGCCTCATTAACGTGTGGATGTAA